The stretch of DNA CTCTTTTCCGGGGACGATGTCTTCAAGCCCGTCGCCGCTTTGAGCGGCGGAGAAAAGGCCCGCTTGGCCCTGGCGAAGCTGATGCTGAAAAAGGCTAATTTCCTCGTCCTCGACGAGCCGACGAACCACCTGGACCTGGAAAGCAAGGAAGTGCTGGAAAATGCGCTGATGGACTTTCCCGGGACGATCCTTTTCGTTTCCCACGACCGGTATTTTATCAACCGGATGGCGACAAAAATCTTCGAGCTGTCGGAAACGGGATTCCGCGAATATTTGGGGGATTATGACTACTATTTGATGAAAAAGGAAGAAGAAGCCCGCTCCGGCCAGCCGGAAGCGCCCGATAAAGGGAAAGGGGCGCCATCGCGGGGCGAAGGGAGGATCCCCGAGAAGGATTATTTCATGGAAAAGGAAGCAAAAAAGCTGGAACGAAAACGGATCCGCAGAATCGAAGAAATACAAAAACGGATTGAGGAGCTGGAAAGGGAGATTGCGGAAAAGGAAAGGCAGCTGCTCGATCCGGAAATCTACAACGACCCCAAAAAATCCGCGGAGATTTTAAATGGGATCGATTCTGCGAAGAAGCAGGTGGACCGGTACCTCGACGAATGGGAAAAGCTGGAGGACCCTGCCGATTAAATCGGCAGGTCTTTTTTTGTTTTTTCCTGCGGGATGGGAGTTATTCACTTTTCCACAGGGTTATTCACAATTTCATGGTTGATTTGTCCATTTTCCCGGCCATTTTCCACATTATCCACAAAAAACGGAACGGTTATCCACAGAGTTGGGGATAACTGTTCCTGATACAGCCTTTCCTTTGCATATTCTGGCTTTTCGGCCTGTTCTCCCGCAAGCCGTTCCGATTCATCCACAGGAATATCCACAGGCAATAATTTGTCCGACCGTTGGGGCAAAAAAAATGCCCGCCCATGCAGGCGGAACGTCCTTCCTTTTCCGCCGGAAATCCTCCGTGATTGACGGTATTTTGCCGTCCGATATTGAAGTTAAACGGAAAAGGACTTCACCCTTACGGGAACTGTAATTTTCGGCTGAACCGGCTGTCGAGCGGCTGTCGAGCGCCGGTTGCGAGACAAACCGCAAACGGGCGGAATCCCCCTTCATCGTATGATGCTGCTTGCCGTTCCAGCCGATGCCGGGGGTTGCGGATAGATCGGCCGACAAGCCGTCCGGCCGCGATCTCCCCTTGATAGGAATACCGGCGGGCCCCGGCCGCAGGCCGGTCAGGCATCCTTCCATGAGCGAGGGAACCGGCAGCGCCGGCTAGGCGCCGGCTGGTGCCGCCGGCCGGACTCATGGAAGCCGGCTGTCGAGCTTTTCCAATAATTCCCCGATTTTTTCGCCGTGAATGACCAGGTCCGCCATGCCGTCGAGGGGCGTCTCATCCATGTTGACGATGACCAATTTCGCCCCGTTTCTTTTGGCGATGACCGGCATTTGATTGGCGGGAGTGACCGTTAACGAGGAACCCAAAACAATGAACAGTTCCGCCCTTTCCGAGTCTGCCAAGGCGTTTTGGAACGCCTCTTGCGGCAGCGGCTCCCCGAACAATACGACGTTCGGCCGGAAGATCCCGCCGCATTCACAGCGCACATCCCCCGTCAAGTACCGTTCATTGCTTTCTTCCCTGCCGCATTTTTGGCAGTGGACCCGTTGCAAGGTGCCATGCAATTCATGGACCCGGTTGCTGCCGGCCATTTGGTGGAATCCGTCCACATTCTGGGTAATGATGCTTTGAATACGCCCTTCCTTTTCCCACTTGGCCAAAATTTGATGCCCTTTATGGGGCTTATATTCATGGACGCCGATCACCCGCTGCCGGTAAAAATCAATGAAGGCCTCCACGTTTTTGTTCAACGATTCGATCGACGCCACCCGGCTCGGGTCTTGTTGCTTCCACAGCCCTTTGCTCGAACGGAAATCCGGCAGCCCGCTTTCGGTAGACATGCCGGCCCCCGTAAACACGACGGTATAGTTGGACCCGCGAAGCCAATCCAGTAAAAGATCCACCTGTTTCCCTTCCATCTTTTTCACCTTCTTGCATTGGAATTCTCAGGAAGTTCCCTGCCTTTATTTTAACACTTCTTCCGCCTTGCGCTTAAACGGATGGTTTTCCGAATCGGGTTGCGGGACGGTTTTTTTCCGTTATTTCCGGAGGATGATGCCCGGGTCCCGGCACAATCCGCGGGGATTCCGATCCTTTCCTTTTCCTTTCTCCGCGGGCAACGCCCTTCCTTTCGGCAAACCGTATTTCCATTTGCCCGATTTTTTCATATAATAAAAATAATTCGTATAACGAAATATTTTGCACATGCCTAAATAAGGGAGGATTTCGGATGGAACGCGCAAAGCGGACGCCGCTTCGCTCGGAAGTGGCTATGGAAGAGACGTGGGATCTTACCGACTTGTTCCGGACGGAGGCGGATTGGCGGGAGGAATTGACGGCCATCCGCAGGGAGGTCAAAACCGTCACCCGATTTAAGGGAAAGGTTTGTGAAAGCGCCAAGAATTTGTTGGATGCATTGCTCGCGAAAGACGCATTGTTGGAGCGGCTGAACCGGGCGGCCATTTATGCCTTTTTGAATCAGGCGGCGGACGGAACGGACCCGGTCTTTCAGGCCAACACGAGCCTGGCCGACAGCCTTTCTTCCGATGTCCATGCCGCCATTTCCTTCATCGATTCGGAAATCATGGAAGCGGATGCGGAGACGCTTAACCGGTACATGGAAGAAGAGAAAGGTTTGCAGGAATTCCGGAAGGTGCTTGCGGATCTTATGGAGAAAAAGCCCCACAAACTCCACCCGGAAGCGGAGGAAGCGCTGGCGGCCTTCGGGGAAATCCACAATGCCCCCTATGCGATTTACCAACGGAGCAAGACCTCCGACATGCGGTTTTCCCCGTTCCGAACAAAGGACGGGACGGAACATCCGCTC from Caldibacillus debilis DSM 16016 encodes:
- a CDS encoding NAD-dependent protein deacylase codes for the protein MEGKQVDLLLDWLRGSNYTVVFTGAGMSTESGLPDFRSSKGLWKQQDPSRVASIESLNKNVEAFIDFYRQRVIGVHEYKPHKGHQILAKWEKEGRIQSIITQNVDGFHQMAGSNRVHELHGTLQRVHCQKCGREESNERYLTGDVRCECGGIFRPNVVLFGEPLPQEAFQNALADSERAELFIVLGSSLTVTPANQMPVIAKRNGAKLVIVNMDETPLDGMADLVIHGEKIGELLEKLDSRLP